In Polyangiaceae bacterium, the genomic window GCGCCGATCACCAAGCCGGAGGAGGTCGCCGAGGCCCTCGGCGCCGCCGCCAAGAGCGCCCGGGAGGCGCGCAGAGGCTGCATCGGCGCGAAGAAGCTCCCGGGCCACGCCAGCGCCGAAGGCACGCGTGCGCTCTCGGAGAAGCACCCTGAGAACGCCTACGTCGAGCTCGGCGCGAGCGGGCTCTGGGTCAGCAGGCTCGGCTTCGGCGGCTACCGCGTCAGCGCGCACAGCGCGGAGCACCGCGCGGCGTTGATCGACGCGCTCGGCGCCGGAGTGAACCTGATCGACACCTCGACCAACTACACCGACGGGGAGAGCGAACGCCTGATTGGTGAGGTGCTCGCCGAGCTGGAGCAGAGCGGCCGGCTGTGGCGAGACCAGATCGTGGTCGTCTCCAAGCTCGGCTACGTGCAGGGCAAGAATCTGGAGCTGGCGAAGGAGCGCGAGAGCGCGGGTCGGGCTTTCCCCGAGATGGTCAAGGTCGGGCCCGGCATCTGGCACGACCTCCACCCCGAGTGGCTGGAGGACCAGCTCGGGCGCTCGCTCGATCGCCTGGGTCTCGAGAGCTTGGACGTGTGTCTGCTCCACAACCCGGAGTACTTCCTCACCGACGCGGTGAAGCGCGGCGAAGGCCCGCTCGGGAAGCTGCGCGACGAGTTCTACCGGCGCGTCGAGGCGGCGTTCGTGCACCTCGAAGCCGAGCGAGCGCGCGGGAGGATCCGCGCCTACGGCGTGTCGAGCAACACCGTGGGCAGCTCGCCGGACGATCGCGATGCCACGGAGCTCGCGCGCTTCCTCGCCGCGGCCCGGCGCGCCGGGGGTGACGCGCACGGCTTCCGCGTGCTCCAGCTGCCGTTGAACTTGTTCGAGACCGGCCCCGCCGAGCGCGGCGTGCTCGAGCTGGCGGCGCGGGAGAAGATCGCCGTGCTGGTCAATCGCCCGCTGAACGTCATCGCCGGGCAAGAGCTGGTGCGCCTGGCCGACCCCCCCATCTTGGCGGGCGCACCTCCGATCGAAGCAGCGCTGGCGCGCGTCGCGGAGCTGGAGCAAGAGTTCAGGAAGCAGCTGGCGCCGAGGCTCCGCACCGGGCCGGGCAGCCCGCCGCCGGAGGCGCTCTTCAACTGGGGCGAGCAGCTCGGCCGACTGCCGGCGGCGGCGCAGACCTTCGCGGAGTGGAGCCAGATCGAGCACGAGGTGGTCCTGCCGCGCACGCACCACGTGCTCTCGGCGCTCGATCGCGCGATGCGCGGCGATGCGGAGAAGCCCTGGCGAGACTTTCGCGCGCGCTACGCGCCGGCGCTCGAGCAGTTGCTCGCGGCGCTCGGGCAGCGCGCGGCGGAGCGCAGCCGCGCCTTCTCGCTGCGCCTGCACGCGGCGCTCGATCCTCACCTGCCCGCGGCGCGGCGTGCGGCCACGCTCTCCCAGAAGGCGCTCCTCGTCGTCGCGAGCCAATCCGGGGTGACGAGCGTGCTCGTGGGCATGCGCCGCCCTGCCTACGTCGCCGACGCCCGCGCGGTGCTGGGCTGGGAGCCGCTCGAGTCACCGGCTGCAGCGCTGACCGCCGCAAAGGCGCTCGTGGGCTAACCTACGGCGCATGCCGTGGATCCACGCCGTCATCACCCTCGTCTGCTGGGGCTTCTGGGCGTTTCTGCCCAAGCTCGCGGTGAAGCACCTGCCGGACGCGTTCAGCGCGCTCTTCTATCAACAGCTCGGTTCGGTGGTGTGTCTCTTGGGTTACGGCGCCACCCGCGGCTCGCTCGCGCCGAGCTTCCAACCGAAGGGCGTGCTGTTCGCGGCCCTCGCGGGCATCGCCGCGACGACGGGCATGGCGTTCTACTACCGCGCCGCGGCGCGCCTGCCCGTCAGCGTGGTGTCGGTCACCACCGCGCTCTACCCGCTCGTGTCCGTCGCGCTCGCGTTGCTCGTGCTCGGCGAGCGGCTGACGCCCCGGCAGTGGCTGGGCGCGGCGCTGGCGCTGGTGGCGGTCGCGCTGCTCGCTCCTGCGAGCTAGGCATACACCGTCGCCGCGAAGTGGTTCAACCAGTCGTGTAAGGCGCTTCGCGGTAGCCGGCTTCGCGCATGCCGCCAAGTCGGCGGATTTGCTCGGGCGCGCCAATGGCACGGGCCTGGCTTGGCTCTTGGGCGTGGTCAATCCGACATTCATCAACGGCCTCTGGGTGGTGGCGCGCAGCGCGACCATCGGCCTCCTCGCGACGGCGACGGATCTGGTCGCGCTCGGCGTGCTCGTCAGCGGCTTCGGCCTCTCGCCGCGCGTCGCCAGCGTGCCCGCGCTGGCGCTCGGCATCGCGGTTCAATTCGTGGGCAACAAGTGGTTCGCGTTCGGGGATCGCTCGCGCGACTGGCTGCGCCAGGGTGCGCAGTTCCTGGGCGTGGAGTCGCTCGGCTTCGTCGCGAACATCGTGCTCTTCGATCTCGCGGTCACGCTGACCAAGCTGCCCTACCTGCCGCTGCGCCTGCTCACCACCAACCTCGTCTACTTCGCCTTCTGCCTGCCGCTCTGGTCGTTGATCTTCCGGACCCGAACCCAGGAGTCGTCATGAACACCGTTGCCTTCGCGCTGACCGGTCTCTGCACCGCGTGGACGCTGCTCGGGACGCTCTCGGTGATCCGCGCGACCCGTGGGCAGCGCCTCCCCGAGAGCCTCGCCAGCCGGATCGAGGATCCGTTCTCCACCAGTCGTTTCGACGGGCTGGCAGCCGAGGAGCGCGCCGGACGCGCTCGCGCGCTGCCGCCCGTGAGCGTGCTCAAGCCGCTGTGCGGCAAAGACGCGGGCCTCTCCGCCAACCTGGAGAGTTTCTTCCTGCAAGATCACCCGAACCTCGAGCTGGTGTTCGGCGTGCAGAGCCCGAACGACCCGGCCATCGAGGTGGTGCGCGAGCTCGCGGCCCGCTACCCCGCGTCGAACGTGAAGCTGGTGGTTCACACGGGTGGGACCGCCATCAACCCCAAGGTGGACAACCTGCTCGGCATGTTGCCCCACGCCTCTCACGACCTGCTCCTGATCAGCGACAGCAACGTGCGCGCGCCGGCGCACTACGTCTCCGAGATGGTCGAGACCCTGCTGGCCGACCCGAAGAACGGCCTGGTCACCAACCTGTTCGCCGGCACCGGCGAGGACGGCCTGGGCTCGGCCTTGGAGAACGTGCAGCTGAACGGCTTCTGCGCCGCCGGCACCGCGCTGCCGACCTTGCTCGGCGACGCGCTGATCATCGGCAAGAGCATGCTGTTCTCGCGTCGCATGTTCGATGAGCTCGGCGGCTTCCGCCGGGTCGCGGACGTGCTCGCCGAGGACTACGTGATGGGCAAGCTGTTCCAGCACGGCGGCTACCGCGTGCGCATCGCGCCGACGGTGCTGGACAACGTGACCCGGGGCATGAGCGTGCGCGGCTTCGTGCAGCGCCAGCAGCGCTGGGCCATGCTGCGCTCGCGCCTGCGCCCGGCGGCGCAGCTGGTCGAGCCGCTGACCAGCCCGCTGGCGGTCCTGCCGCTGGCCATCTGGCTCTTGGGACCCGCCGCGGCCGTCACCTGGGCGCTGACCCTGCTCGCGCTGCGCGACGTCGGCGGCTGGGTCGCCTTGCGCGGCTACAAGCACGCCTGGCTGCCGGCGCTGCTCTCGCCGCTGCGCGAGCTGTTCATGCTGTTCGTGTGGTTCCGCGCGCCGCTCAAGCGTCACGTAGTCTGGCGCGGCCACCGGGTGCGCCTGGGCGCCGGCACGCTGGTGTTCGTGCCGGCGGAGGCCCGCGCGCGCTGACTCCCTGAGGGTTGCGCGTGCGGATCGCATGCGTCGCCAGGCCCTGGATCGCGGTTCTTCGACCGTGTAGCGTCCATGCCCATGAAGATCGAGACCGGCACCATCACGCGCCTTCGAGATGCCCTGCTCGCGAGCGGCCGTCGGCCCACCATGGTGCTGTCTCCCGCCTACGAGACGCTGACGCGCGAGGGTCTGCTCAGCCAAGAGGAGACGATGGCGCTGTCGCGCATCGATCCCCTGGCGGAGACCATGTTCCTGATGATGAGCGCGGACGGCAAGATCGAGGAGGCCGAGCGCGACGTGGTGCGCGGTGCCATCCGCGGGCTGAGCGACAACTTGCTCCGCAGCGGCACCATCAACGTGATGATCGAGAACTACCAGAAGCGCCTGGCGGAGCAGGGCCGCGACGCTCGCCTTCAGGAGATCGCCGAGGAGATCGCCGAGGAGCCCAGCGAGGCCGAGGGCGCCTTCGCGCTGGCCGCGGCGGTTGCGCTGGCGGACGAGGAGATCGCCGACGAGGAGAACGCGCTGATCAACCAGCTCGCTGAGTGGTTCGGCATCTCCGAGGAACGCGCCGGACAGATCCTCGACCAGCTCGAGGACGACGCCGCGAGCTGATCCTCCCATGAGCGACGAAGCGTCCGACGACAAACCCGTGGCGGCCGCCGACGGGGACGAGGCTGCGCCCATCCCCGATCCCTTGATCGGCGGCGCGGCGGCGGAGGCCGACGTGATCCTCCTGGAGAGCTTCGCGGCGCGGGCCGGGATCTTGGGCAAGCTGAGCCTCGCCGCCGGCGCGCTGGCACTGGTGCTGGTCCTGGTGGCGTTCACCGGACGCGTGGACGTGGGCGTCTTGCTCTACGTCGCGCCCATCGGCGCGGCGAACGTCTGGCTCGGCGTGCTCCTGGGCCGCGCGGCGCACGCCCTGTCCCAGGCCGCCAAGGCCCGCTGGTCCGACAAGAACGCGCTGGCGACCGCCGTACGCGAGCTGCACAAGGTCTTCGGCGTGCTCTTGTTGACGACCGGGTTCCTGGTCTTCCTGATGGTGCTCGCGCTGTTGATCGCGGCGGCCTTCCAGCGCGCCGCGGAGATCTGAGCGCTCAGGAAGCGTTCCTGACGCAGCGGAAGCCGAGCCCCGGCACGCGATAGGTCTTCTTCGAGCCCGCGCGCCAGGCCACCTTCAGCGCTTCTTTGCTGCGGTTCCAGCCGCCGCCGCGGAGCGCGCGCACGTAGCAGTCACCGGGGATGTTCGGGTGCGTCTGCGGGCTCGGGTCCACGACCTTCTCGCTGGGGTAGGGCAGGTAGCAGTCGTTGGTCCACTCCCAGAGGTTGCCGCCCAGATCGAAGATGTCGCCGTTCGGCCAGCTGGTCCTGCCGGCGGGATGCGCCTTCACCTTGCTGGTGCCGCCGCCGTGGCAGCCGACGTCGCCCGCCGGATCCGTCTTGGGCGAGCCACCCGGAGTGAAGTCGGCGAGCTCACAGCTCGGCTCGGCCTCACCCCAAGGGTACTTGCGGCCGTCGCCGTGGCCCGCGGCCCACTCGAACTGCGCCTCGGTGGGCAGCGCCTTGCCCTGGCTCTCGCAGTAGTGCTTGGCCTGGCCGAAGTTCACCATGTTGATCGGGTGATCGTCGCGGTGGAACTCCTCGCGGTAGTTGCTGTTCTGGTCGTTGAGCTGAGGGATGGTGCAGGTGCCCGCGGCGACGCAGCGCTTGTACGCGGCGACGGTCACCTCCGTGGCGTCCATGCAGAACGGCCTGCTCAGCACCACGACGTGCTTCTGGTCCTGGGCGCCGCGCGGTCCGCGGCCCATCTCGAAGCCGCCGGGGCCCGTGGCCGGCACGTAGACCTCGCCTTCGCCGCAGGCCGGCAGGCAGCGCCCCGCTTCGCAGCGCTCGAGGGAGTTGCAGCCGGGGGCGCAGCTCGGCGCGGCCGGCGGAGCCGGCGCCGGCGCGGCGACCGGCTTGGGCGAGGCGCTCGCCGACGGCACCGGCGAGTCGTGTCCGCCAGACCCGCACCCGGCGACGAAGAGCAGCGCGACCAGCGCGCGCTTCACTTGCGCTCCTTCTTGGGCCGCGGGCTGAGCGGCAGACAGGAGAGCTCGCCCGGCGCGCCCACGTTGGTGCCGCCGGTGGCCGCCGAGACCTGCTGCAGGTGGTGGGTGAAGGTCCGCTCTCGCGCCGGCTGCGTCTTGCCCTCGAACGGCATCGGGACGTGGCCGAGGATGTGATACGGGCAGGCCTCGGCTTCGAGGCGGCCGTCGGCGTGGAACGTGACGCGGGCCATGAAGCTGGTTCCGGTCCAAGGGTAGTCGCTGTGCATGGCGAAGACCAAGTTGCCGAGGCTGTAGAACGCGGGCTTGTCTCCGTGCCACGCCACGCCGTGGGGCACGTGGGGATGGTGACCGAAGAACGCGTCGACGCCGGCCCCCATCACCTGCGCGACGAAGGTTCGCGTCCACTGCATCGGCACGTCCTGGTACTCGCCGCCGCCGTGGTAGTGCAGAAGCACCAGGTCGTGCTCCTTCCGGGCCTTCTCGAGCGGCTCCTTCAGGAGCTTGAAGGCCGCCCAGGCGATGTGGTTTCGCCCCTCGTGCTCCTGGATGGGCCCTTGGTTCCAGATGTCGGTGACGCCGAACACGGCCACGCTCCAGCCCTTGGCGCTGAGCACCGTGGGCTCGTACATGCGCGAGGGCTCGCGGCTGGCGCCGGCGTAGCGCACGCCCGCGCGCTCCAGGTTGTCGAGGGTCTGCAAGAAGGCGCTCTTGCCGTAGTCCCAGGCGTGGTTGTTCGCGAGCGAGACCAGCTGGATGCCGGCGCGCGCCAGCACGTCGGCGCCTCCCGGCGGCCCGGTGAACACCAGGTGGTTCACCGGGTGCTGGGTCTGCCCGTTCTGTTCGCTGAGCTGGGACTCCAGGTTGACCATGCGCAGATCCGCGCTCGCGAGGAGCGGCGCGATGGCGTGGAAGGGATCGTATTTCGGATCCTTCAGGATGGCCTGCCCCGCCCCCCGGCCCAGGTTCACGTCGCCGCCCACCAGCACCACCAGGCGGTCGCTCTTCGCCGGGGCCGCCTCGGGCAGGGGCTCGGCGGCCGGCGCCGCGCTCGGCTCGGGGATGGAGATCTGCGCGTCGGCGCCCGCGGGTTTCTCCGCGCGCTCCGCGCAGCCGACGAGCCCGCCGAGCAACGCGGCGAGCGCTCCGAAGGTGACGCGCATGGGGGGAAGCCCGCGAATTCTGACAGACGCCGGGCACGGAGGCCCGTTTCTGGATCCCGCGCCGCCGCCGCGAGACAATTCGCCGGATGCGGCGCGTGGTCTTGGCTGGAGCGGCCATCGTGGTGGCATGTGCTGCCAACCACGAGCCCGGCGTGCGCTCGTCGCCCACGAGCACGAGCCCCGCGCCGGTCGAGGCGCCCGCGGCGGCGCGCGCCGGCGTGCAGG contains:
- a CDS encoding EamA family transporter; translation: MPWIHAVITLVCWGFWAFLPKLAVKHLPDAFSALFYQQLGSVVCLLGYGATRGSLAPSFQPKGVLFAALAGIAATTGMAFYYRAAARLPVSVVSVTTALYPLVSVALALLVLGERLTPRQWLGAALALVAVALLAPAS
- a CDS encoding GtrA family protein codes for the protein MVNPTFINGLWVVARSATIGLLATATDLVALGVLVSGFGLSPRVASVPALALGIAVQFVGNKWFAFGDRSRDWLRQGAQFLGVESLGFVANIVLFDLAVTLTKLPYLPLRLLTTNLVYFAFCLPLWSLIFRTRTQESS
- a CDS encoding glycosyltransferase, with translation MNTVAFALTGLCTAWTLLGTLSVIRATRGQRLPESLASRIEDPFSTSRFDGLAAEERAGRARALPPVSVLKPLCGKDAGLSANLESFFLQDHPNLELVFGVQSPNDPAIEVVRELAARYPASNVKLVVHTGGTAINPKVDNLLGMLPHASHDLLLISDSNVRAPAHYVSEMVETLLADPKNGLVTNLFAGTGEDGLGSALENVQLNGFCAAGTALPTLLGDALIIGKSMLFSRRMFDELGGFRRVADVLAEDYVMGKLFQHGGYRVRIAPTVLDNVTRGMSVRGFVQRQQRWAMLRSRLRPAAQLVEPLTSPLAVLPLAIWLLGPAAAVTWALTLLALRDVGGWVALRGYKHAWLPALLSPLRELFMLFVWFRAPLKRHVVWRGHRVRLGAGTLVFVPAEARAR
- a CDS encoding TerB family tellurite resistance protein, whose amino-acid sequence is MKIETGTITRLRDALLASGRRPTMVLSPAYETLTREGLLSQEETMALSRIDPLAETMFLMMSADGKIEEAERDVVRGAIRGLSDNLLRSGTINVMIENYQKRLAEQGRDARLQEIAEEIAEEPSEAEGAFALAAAVALADEEIADEENALINQLAEWFGISEERAGQILDQLEDDAAS
- a CDS encoding SUMF1/EgtB/PvdO family nonheme iron enzyme, whose amino-acid sequence is MKRALVALLFVAGCGSGGHDSPVPSASASPKPVAAPAPAPPAAPSCAPGCNSLERCEAGRCLPACGEGEVYVPATGPGGFEMGRGPRGAQDQKHVVVLSRPFCMDATEVTVAAYKRCVAAGTCTIPQLNDQNSNYREEFHRDDHPINMVNFGQAKHYCESQGKALPTEAQFEWAAGHGDGRKYPWGEAEPSCELADFTPGGSPKTDPAGDVGCHGGGTSKVKAHPAGRTSWPNGDIFDLGGNLWEWTNDCYLPYPSEKVVDPSPQTHPNIPGDCYVRALRGGGWNRSKEALKVAWRAGSKKTYRVPGLGFRCVRNAS
- a CDS encoding CapA family protein encodes the protein MRVTFGALAALLGGLVGCAERAEKPAGADAQISIPEPSAAPAAEPLPEAAPAKSDRLVVLVGGDVNLGRGAGQAILKDPKYDPFHAIAPLLASADLRMVNLESQLSEQNGQTQHPVNHLVFTGPPGGADVLARAGIQLVSLANNHAWDYGKSAFLQTLDNLERAGVRYAGASREPSRMYEPTVLSAKGWSVAVFGVTDIWNQGPIQEHEGRNHIAWAAFKLLKEPLEKARKEHDLVLLHYHGGGEYQDVPMQWTRTFVAQVMGAGVDAFFGHHPHVPHGVAWHGDKPAFYSLGNLVFAMHSDYPWTGTSFMARVTFHADGRLEAEACPYHILGHVPMPFEGKTQPARERTFTHHLQQVSAATGGTNVGAPGELSCLPLSPRPKKERK